A single window of Microplitis demolitor isolate Queensland-Clemson2020A chromosome 7, iyMicDemo2.1a, whole genome shotgun sequence DNA harbors:
- the LOC103569542 gene encoding protein naked cuticle homolog 2 yields the protein MATGLVKWWRTRFLAGYKPFSVVGGIAEGSDSEELLSASAPSDLNSTSLPPSATLNTATSTSSLVSVSVPVILPETLLPEPLIPEILPPSSSARVSPTVIINNTVPSSSASAPTATTTPAVVSSTTNNHDEQPAVSNTRQFSFEEFECDVSVAEDNRRRQEFSFTLYDFDGHGKITKDDIAGLVTSIYDTLGTSIEVPPCGSKTIKVKLTVSPDKNVDEGVGGVSNSAGGIDPETGAGTGEAQTPAVKKTPTVLIPTTSVVNASTSCCHIKPVKSCSHATHANRRVPRRRRILRNRAQTELIAEWHSEEDVDNVPGNISKQEELRRRVGGGSVHVPTPYSNSSEGDVSDDSDFSPTATPFTPLVTTNHRKRSGSMQRQQLLEIIQANMEKNNLSFHASRKRHQSEHLRVPLQRPYAAVSPMSPMYVQTSSRPPSASRQPPPAYHKPVREYSHHHATSLSKLPAKARDNQRKIQNHNSHTTTHFSSSIDTNVTVPTTITAATTPTHQHQHQHQQPNSNSNKHHYRNNLQSTIMTTPTTANTVVGHNIFNTESIQKNHINNQRNNDHAHHNYVQSFKQQKASVNNNNNNSSSSKASKKHQLKHATREQEQARAMQQVVRWLEQEFSSQNPDNDTNNTGRRHVHEHIHHHYHHYHADPVV from the exons ATGGCTACCGGATTGGTCAAGTGGTGGCGAACACGATTTCTCGCTGGCTATAAGCCTTTTTCCG ttGTCGGTGGTATTGCTGAAGGAAGTGACTCTGAAGAATTATTATCAGCAAGTGCGCCATCAGATTTAAATAGCACATCATTACCGCCATCAGCAACATTGAATACTGCAACATCAACCTCATCTTTAGTATCAGTATCGGTACCAGTTATTCTACCAGAAACGTTATTACCAGAGCCTTTAATACCGGAAATTCTGCCACCATCATCATCTGCAAGAGTATCACCTacggtaattattaataatactgttccatcatcatcagcatcagcacCAACAGCAACAACTACACCAGCAGTTGTATCTAGTACGACAAATAATCATGATGAACAACCGGCTGTGTCAAATACAAGGCAATTTAGCTTTGag GAATTTGAGTGTGATGTTTCTGTTGCGGAGGATAACAGAAGACGACaagaattttcttttactctTTATGACTTTGATGGACACGGCAAGATAACTAAAGACGATATAGCTGGACTTGTAACTTCCATTTACGATACTCTCGGTACGTCAATTGAAGTACCACCATGCGGTAGTAAAACTATAAAAGTTAAACTCACCGTGTCGCCGGATAAAAATGTAGACGAGGGTGTTGGTGGTGTTAGTAATAGTGCTGGTGGAATTGATCCTGAAACTGGTGCTGGTACTGGTGAAGCTCAAACTCCTGCTGTTAAAAAAACCCCAACAGTACTAATACCAACAACGAGTGTTGTTAACGCAAGTACGTCATGCTGTCACATCAAACCCGTCAAATCGTGCAGTCACGCGACACATGCCAACCGTAGGGTTCCAAGAAGACGTAGAATTCTACGTAATCGTGCACAG acagaATTAATTGCCGAGTGGCATAGTGAAGAAGATGTTGATAATGTTCCAGGAAATATTTCTAAGCAAGAAGAATTACGTAGACGTGTAGGTGGTGGATCTGTTCATGTACCAACACCTTATTCAAATAGTTCCGAAGGTGATGTCAGTGATGACAGTGATTTTTCACCAACAGCAACACCATTTACACCATTAGTTACAACGAATCACCGTAAACGCAGTGGTTCAATGCAACGACAACaattacttgaaataattcaagCTAATATGGAGAAGAATAATCTCAGTTTTCACGCATCTAg GAAACGACATCAAAGCGAACACCTCCGCGTACCTCTTCAACGTCCTTATGCTGCTGTCTCACCAATGAGCCCAATGTATGTACAAACCAGCAGTAGACCACCGTCTGCGAGTCGTCAACCTCCTCCGGCCTATCACAAACCGGTTAGAGAGTACTCACATCATCATGCCACGTCTCTTTCTAAACTACCTGCCAAAGCTCGAGATAATCAGCGCAAAATACAAAATCATAATTCACATACGACGACACATTTTAGTAGTAGTATTGATACTAATGTAACAGTACCAACGACAATCACAGCAGCGACAACACCAACCCACCaacatcagcatcagcatcaacaACCAAATTCTAATTCTAATAAACATCATTATCGTAATAATTTACAGTCAACGATAATGACAACACCGACGACTGCTAACACAGTAGTTGgacataatatatttaatactgagtcaatacaaaaaaatcacataaatAATCAACGTAATAATGATCATGCTCATCATAATTATGTACAGTCATTTAAACAGCAAAAGGCAtctgtcaataataataataataatagtagtagtagtaaggCTAGTAAAAAACATCAATTAAAACATGCAACACGTGAACAAGAGCAAGCACGAGCAATGCAACAAGTTGTACGTTGGTTAGAACAAGAATTTTCATCACAAAATCCTGATAATGATACTAATAATACTGGACGTAGGCATGTACATGAACACATTCATCATCactatcatcattatcatgcTGATCCAGTAGTCtga